In the genome of Perca fluviatilis chromosome 4, GENO_Pfluv_1.0, whole genome shotgun sequence, one region contains:
- the LOC120557054 gene encoding histone H3-like, with the protein MARTKQTARKSTGGKAPRKQLATKAARKSAPATGGVKKPHRYRPGTVALREIRRYQKSTELLIRKLPFQRLVREIAQDFKTDLRFQSSAVMALQEASEAYLVGLFEDTNLCAIHAKRWKMSGRGKGGKGLGKGGAKRHRKVLRDNIQGITKPAIRRLARRGGVKRISGLIYEETRGVLKVFLENVIRDAVTYTEHAKRKTVTAMDVVYALKRQGRTLYGFGG; encoded by the exons ATGGCAAGAACTAAGCAGACCGCTCGTAAATCCACCGGAGGAAAAGCCCCCAGGAAGCAGCTGGCCACCAAGGCTGCCCGTAAGAGCGCCCCGGCCACCGGCGGAGTGAAGAAGCCTCACCGTTACAGGCCCGGTACCGTGGCTCTGAGAGAGATCCGTCGTTACCAGAAATCCACCGAGCTGCTGATCCGCAAGCTGCCCTTCCAGCGCCTGGTCCGAGAAATCGCTCAGGACTTCAAGACCGACCTGCGCTTCCAGAGCTCCGCCGTCATGGCTCTGCAGGAGGCCAGCGAGGCTTACCTGGTCGGTCTGTTCGAGGACACCAACCTGTGCGCCATCCACGCCAAGAGG TGGAAAATGAGTGGTCGCGGAAAAGGAGGAAAAGGACTCGGCAAAGGAGGCGCTAAGCGTCACCGTAAAGTTCTCCGTGATAACATCCAGGGCATCACCAAGCCCGCCATCCGCCGTCTGGCTCGCCGCGGCGGAGTGAAGCGTATCTCCGGTCTGATCTACGAGGAGACCCGCGGTGTGCTGAAGGTGTTCCTGGAGAACGTGATCCGTGACGCCGTCACCTACACCGAGCACGCCAAGAGGAAGACTGTGACCGCCATGGATGTGGTGTACGCTCTGAAGAGACAGGGTCGCACCCTGTACGGCTTCGGAGGTTAA
- the LOC120557043 gene encoding histone H2A-like produces the protein MSGRGKTGGKARAKAKTRSSRAGLQFPVGRVHRLLRKGNYAQRVGAGAPVYLAAVLEYLTAEILELAGNAARDNKKTRIIPRHLQLAVRNDEELNKLLGGVTIAQGGVLPNIQAVLLPKKTEKPAKK, from the coding sequence ATGAGTGGACGAGGGAAAACCGGAGGAAAAGCCAGAGCTAAGGCAAAGACCCGCTCCTCCCGTGCCGGGCTCCAGTTCCCAGTCGGCCGTGTCCACAGGCTGCTCCGTAAAGGAAACTACGCTCAGCGTGTGGGAGCCGGCGCCCCCGTCTACCTGGCGGCTGTGCTGGAGTACCTGACCGCTGAGATCCTGGAGCTGGCTGGAAACGCTGCCCGCGACAACAAGAAGACCCGTATCATCCCCCGTCACCTGCAGCTGGCTGTCCGCAACGACGAGGAGCTCAACAAGCTGCTGGGCGGAGTGACCATCGCTCAGGGCGGCGTGCTGCCCAACATCCAGGCCGTCCTGCTGCCCAAGAAGACAGAGAAGCCCGCCAAGAAGTAA
- the LOC120557050 gene encoding histone H2B 1/2-like has protein sequence MPEPSVKAPKKGSKKAVSKAVSKTGKKKRKTRKESYAIYVYKVLKQVHPDTGISSKAMGIMNSFVSDIFERIAGEASRLAHYNKRSTITSREIQTAVRLLLPGELAKHAVSEGTKAVTKYTSSK, from the coding sequence ATGCCTGAGCCCAGCGTCAAAGCGCCCAAGAAGGGCTCCAAGAAAGCCGTCTCTAAGGCCGTCAGCAAGACCggcaagaagaagagaaagaccAGGAAGGAGAGCTACGCCATCTACGTCTACAAGGTGCTGAAACAGGTCCACCCCGACACCGGTATCTCCTCCAAGGCCATGGGCATCATGAACTCTTTTGTGAGCGACATCTTTGAGCGCATCGCCGGTGAGGCCTCCCGTCTCGCCCACTACAACAAGCGCTCCACCATCACTTCCAGGGAGATCCAGACCGCCGTGAGGCTGCTGCTGCCCGGGGAGCTGGCCAAGCACGCCGTGTCTGAGGGCACCAAGGCCGTCACCAAGTACACCAGCTCCAAGTAA